In Colletotrichum higginsianum IMI 349063 chromosome 3, whole genome shotgun sequence, a genomic segment contains:
- a CDS encoding Ent-kaurene oxidase, whose translation MNRTLYDRALDEMSSRLPVLSSSLIFLLAAVLAQPFFKADPLAHIPVVGKGGKEARRKQYVSGGSESIVVAPKYMPELRRLPDDILSFTEASNESLQSEYTHMNSDAPGLPQIVKSMLTPALVRLNPIISTEVAETMASELPQSGEWEEVDINQKLLRIVAIVSGRIFVGPELCRNETYIDSAINYTIDVMVAVYMIGLVPVWLRPFLAPRLPFVKKLEKRIQEADDFLRPVVKERRTAMQDPSLASHDDMLQWIINSEIKRGNVDDKAVAKLQLSVSMAAIHTTTLTALNALYTLAAMPHLVPELRDEIRQALKDNDGEFGSPALQSMKKLDSFLKETMRCFPLSAVSFQRKVLKPFALSNGQTIPAGVIVEVPAGSIAADGAIFDNPGEFDHLRYYKMRQSKGSQATGSAKAEVVANSQFVSVSESSLTFGYGRHACPGRFFAANEIKMIMANILLHYEIRNPDGVTERHKNVRTGSQLSPDHTKRVMIKKIQGDI comes from the exons ATGAACCGCACACTCTACGACAGGGCTCTGGACGAAATGTCTTCCAGACTCCCGGTTCTGTCATCTAGTCTGATCTTCCTCCTAGCTGCAGTGCTGGCACAACCCTTTTTCAAGGCCGATCCACTGGCACATATCCCTGTTGTCGGTAAAGGAGGCAAagaggcaaggaggaagcAATATGTATCTGGCG GGTCCGAAAGTATTGTCGTTGCTCCCAAATATATGCCGGAGCTGAGGCGGCTACCAGACGACATTCTTAGTTTCACAGAAGCTTCCAACGAA TCCCTCCAATCTGAGTACACGCATATGAATTCCGACGCCCCGGGTCTTCCGCAGATCGTCAAGTCTATGCTCACACCTGCACTCG TGAGACTGAACCCTATTATCTCAACGGAAGTCGCCGAGACAATGGCATCGGAGCTTCCACAGTCAGGCGAGTGGGAAGAGGTTGACATTAACCAGAAGCTGTTACGCATCGTGGCTATTGTCTCTGGCAGAATCTTTGTGGGCCCCGAACTCTGTCGCAACGAGACATACATTGATTCTGCCATCAACTACACCATAGACGTTATGGTCGCCGTTTACATGATTGGACTCGTGCCTGTATGGCTCCGTCCTTTTCTCGCGCCCCGTCTCCCGTTCGTCAAGAAATTGGAAAAGCGGATCCAGGAAGCCGATGACTTTTTGCGCCCAGTGGTCAAAGAGCGAAGAACAGCTATGCAAGACCCTAGCCTTGCATCACATGACGATATGTTACAGTGGATTATCAACTCCGAAATCAAACGGGGAAATGTTGACGACAAGGCTGTTGCGAAGTTGCAGCTGAGCGTGAGTATGGCCGCTATCCATACGACAACTCTCACCGCCCTCAATGC TCTCTACACTCTTGCTGCTATGCCGCACTTGGTGCCTGAGCTTAGAGACGAGATACGTCAGGCTCTGAAGGACAACGATGGGGAGTTTGGCAGTCCTGCTTTGCAGAGCATGAAGAAGCTGGATAGTTTCCTCAAAGAAACCATGCGATGTTTTCCACTTAGTGCCG TCTCATTCCAACGCAAGGTTCTGAAGCCTTTCGCACTCTCAAATGGTCAAACCATCCCTGCCGGTGTCATTGTTGAGGTGCCGGCAGGAAGCATCGCAGCTGATGGTGCTATTTTCGACAACCCCGGCGAATTCGACCACTTGCGCTATTACAAGATGCGACAATCCAAAGGCAGCCAAGCCACCGGATCCGCAAAGGCAGAGGTTGTTGCTAACAGCCAGTTCGTCAGTGTCAGCGAGTCAAGCCTGACATTTGGGTACGGCCGGCACGCCTGCCCTGGGAGATTTTTTGCTGCCAACGAAATCAAGATGATTATGGCAAACATCTTGCTCCACTATGAGATCAGAAACCCCGATGGCGTGACGGAAAGACACAAGAATGTCCGGACTGGGTCACAG TTGAGCCCCGATCATACCAAAAGGGTGATGATCAAGAAGATACAAGGAGATATCTGA
- a CDS encoding RecQ family ATP-dependent DNA helicase, translating into MDDDFGFDSADEADLLAAVDGVNPAAKRRNEDPSGQQEPTSKRQRASDNTNVAERVLNERFGLKSFRLEQKAAINRLLDGDSAVVVFPTGGGKSLCYQVPAVAIKELDRETGARSPEDGGVSVVISPLIALMKDQVDALRRRGVAAAVLDSTQSREEFVDIHSKLANGKLDLLYCAPERLNNEGFLASLQSIRGGIRLLAIDEAHCISEWGHSFRPDYLKIARFAKEANVERVVCLTATATATVAQDIRATFNVPPEGLFVTSMYRPNLRLMVEAISPDDNQVEICSGFLQGHPGPAIIYVTTHAAAEKLAGDLVKKKFNARPYHAGLDKDIRSDIQDKFLRSDNMIIVGTIAFGMGIDKENVRTIIHFDLPSSIEAYSQQIGRAGRDGKPSTCLLYLSNKDFFLRNIMIHGERPSRLALRALFDEICSADNCEMRPGDTFSVALTSQSKRVDVRETQLSIIYAYLELKFGLLRSSTPQYSEYKYQVLQGQALAADSSPAAKYIQRQSKKAQLWTYIDVDVPPGSGGVDRADITRKLDSWAESGIIKLDKKGVQKVFRITKAFPKSREETDRIIDNIDTEIVKKEKQDLQRVQDLVDLLTGTKCLTRSLAAYFADTTHASAKECGHCTWCETHKQVRLPNFVPQQLDEKLMKGILTICKTACAREAGKADDLAATAAKAKSPDKARTATAQARQALANSTAKEDARFMACVAFGIKTPRIGSMGLHNTKAAFETMSNCNFVELVDAFEEMMK; encoded by the exons ATGGACGATGACTTCGGTTTTGATTCGGCCGATGAGGCCGACCTACTCGCAGCTGTTGATGGCGTCAATCCTGCCGCGAAGCGAAGGAATGAGGACCCGAGCGGCCAGCAAGAGCCCACATCGAAACGTCAAAGGGCGTCTGACAATACCAATGTGGCAGAGCGAGTCTTGAATGAGCGATTTGGACTGAAAAGCTTTCGGCTGGAACAGAAAGCAGCCATCAACCGACTTCTCGATGGCGACAGcgccgttgtcgtcttcCCCACAGGTGGAGGTAAGAGCTTGTGCTACCAG GTTCCCGCGGTCGCTATCAAGGAACTTGATCGAGAGACAGGTGCCCGTAGCCCCGAGGACGGTGGGGTttccgtcgtcatctcgccCCTCATCGCCTTGATGAAGGACCAGGTCGATGCTCTACGCCGGCGGGGAGTTGCCGCTGCAGTTCTCGATTCGACGCAGAGTCGAGAAGAGTTTGTCGATATCCACAGCAAGCTTGCAAACGGCAAGCTGGATCTTCTCTACTGTGCACCCGAGCGGCTTAACAATGAGGGCTTCCTTGCATCCCTGCAATCCATCCGGGGCGGCATCCGCTTATTGGCCATTGACGAGGCGCATTGCATTTCAGAG TGGGGTCATTCGTTTCGCCCAGACTACCTCAAGA TCGCCCGGTTCGCAAAAGAAGCCAACGTCGAGAGGGTCGTATGCCTCACAGCaaccgccaccgccaccgtcgcTCAAGACATCCGAGCAACATTCAACGTTCCTCCCGAAGGCCTCTTTGTCACCAGCATGTACCGTCCAAA CCTCCGGCTTATGGTTGAGGCTATAAGTCCTGATGATAATCAAGTCGAAATTTGCTCTGGCTTCTTACAGGGGCATCCTGGACCTGCCATCATATACGTCACGACCCATGCT GCTGCTGAGAAACTTGCTGGCGACCTGGTAAAGAAGAAGTTCAACGCACGACCTTATCACGCAGGGCTTGACAAGGACATCCGGTCTGATATCCAAGACAAATTCCTGCGGAGCGACAATATGATT ATTGTGGGCACAATTGCCTTCGGCATGGGCATCGACAAGGAAAACGTGCGAACCATCATTCACTTCGATCTACCCAGTAGTATCGAGGCTTACAGCCAGCAAATCGGAAGGGCCGGGCGTGACGGCAAGCCAAGCACATGTTTGCTCTACCTTTCAAACAAGGACTTCTTTCTCAGGAACATCATGATTCATGGAGAGAGACCTTCAAGACTCGCTTTGCGGGCGCTCTTTGACGAGATTTGTAGCGCTGACAACTGTGAGATGAGGCCCGGAGATACCTTCTCTGTGGCTTTAACCTCCCAGTCAAAACGTGTGGATGTCAGA GAAACTCAACTGTCCATCATCTATGCCTATCTCGAGCTGAAGTTTGGTCTCCTCCGATCTAGTACCCCGCAGTACTCCGAGTACAAGTACCAAGTGCTGCAAGGCCAGGCATTAGCTGCTGATTCATCACCAGCAGCTAAGTACATCCAGAGGCAATCCAAGAAAGCCCAGCTTTGGACTTATATAGATGTCGACGTTCCCCCGGGTAGTGGTGGCGTAGATCGGGCTGACATTACTCGAAAGCTGGACTCGTGGGCCGAGTCCGGCATCATCAAGCTCGACAAGAAGGGTGTCCAGAAAGTGTTCCGCATTACCAAGGCTTTTCCCAAAAGCCGGGAGGAAACGGACAGAATCATCGACAACATTGATACAGAGATCGTaaagaaggagaagcaggACTTGCAGCGAGTGCAGGATCTTGTTGACCTCCTAACGGGTACCAAGTGTCTCACTCGAAGCCTTGCGGCCTACTTCGCTGACACCACCCACGCATCGGCCAAGGAGTGTGGTCACTGCACTTGGTGCGAGACTCACAAGCAGGTCAGACTGCCAAACTTCGTACCTCAGCAGCTGGACGAGAAGTTGATGAAGGGGATCCTCACTATCTGCAAAACAGCGTGCGCAAGAGAGGCGGGGAAAGCAGACGATCTGGCTGCAACCGCCGCGAAGGCCAAGTCGCCAGACAAGGCCAGGACTGCAACCGCGCAGGCAAGACAGGCTCTTGCCAACAGCACGGCGAAGGAGGATGCCCGTTTCATGGCATGTGTGGCCTTCGGCATCAAAACACCTCGTATCGGTAGCATGGGTCTTCACAACACTAAGGCTGCGTTTGAGACGATGAGCAATTGCAACTTTGTT GAGCTTGTGGACGCATTTGAAGAGATGATGAAATAG
- a CDS encoding C6 zinc finger protein yields the protein MQLIKPQYKKPLQATQNLVTTVVFILIAVRISRKTTAFDVLALVMNVDRYLRWGSPKWYCIINAMETVLWTMIMILGMATNIKQCTSGAEKGSSNCQIFFGVSGIASIISQITGWMMVFFWRQWRAAVRDRSACNIAYLPSLMGRSRSVPPSWTPCYPLCFAGTSHCPRNPPRSSISASHSSLMPLGFYERIRRRSFASFRKRNTHANGDAAISHEVPLWVHGVPAEEGQGSRCIYLASRTHNATSPVKSPPVAPPGHVLTFDGVSGSPPSLFKLGDHVEEGLLPLSPFATKRWACSMELMHHYSVSTANTLALRSDMQNVWRTVVPEMGYEHPFVLDGILAVAAIHKAHLLPLQREKYLDIAAYYQTRGLGGFRSALFYIGDTNWKPSFCFSSTIILYVCALAAHSNGEPALGTVSEVLKLFVLLRGFRSVLLPCQAEIRETQFAPLSHGIWIVEENSKDFDRDVFSNDSPLPKDIFDRLHRLTVLFRRELPEGSRRDYELAVSELRKAAVLLVLAGDNPEVGMLFFYPYAVPSSIIADIQAGSPYAMVLLSYFALLLSTIQPHFWFLEKWSEQLFDCIEFHLKGNPRLWDLAQWPRRNVARLHT from the exons ATGCAGCTTATCAAACCGCAATACAAAAAACCGCTGCAGGCGACACAGAACTTGGTCACCACTGTAGTCTTCATTCTTATCGCTGTAAGAATTAGCAGAAAGACGACGGCATTTGATGTCCTAGCGCTAGTCATG AATGTCGACAGATATCTCCGCTGGGGAAGTCCCAAATGGTACTGCATCATCAACGCAATGGAAACGGTCCTGTGGACCATGATAATGATCCTCGGGATGGCAACAAACATCAAGCAGTGTACTTCGGGTGCTGAAAAGGGAAGCAGTAACTGTCAGATCTTCTTTGGTGTGTCTGGTATCGCCAGTATTATCTC GCAAATTACTGGTTGGATGATGGTTTTCTTTTGGAGGCAATGGCGTGCTGCTGTTAGAGACAGGAGCG CCTGCAACATTGCCTACCTCCCAAGTTTGATGGGGAGATCCCGGTCTGT CCCACCCTCATGGACCCCATGTTACCCTCTTTGCTTCGCTGGCACGTCTCACTGTCCGCGAAATCCTCCTCGCTCTTCAATCAGTGCTTCGCATTCGTCGCTTATGCCCCTAGGATTTTACGAAAGAATCCGAAGACGCTCCTTCGCCTCCTTCCGCAAGAGGAATACGCACGCAAATGGTGACGCGGCGATCTCACACGAAGTCCCGCTATGGGTGCACGGAGTGCCGGCGGAGGAAGGTCAAG GTTCCCGTTGCATTTACTTGGCCTCGCGCACTCACAATGCCACGAGTCCAGTAAAGTCTCCACcggtggcgccgccgggtCATGTCCTAACGTTTGATGGAGTCTCGGGATCGCCTCCAAGTCTTTTCAAACTCGGCGACCATGTCGAAGAGGGTCTTTTGCCGCTGTCACCATTTGCGACCAAGAGATGGGCGTGCAGCATGGAGCTGATGCACCATTACTCCGTCTCCACAGCAAACACGCTAGCTCTCCGCTCTGATATGCAGAATGTCTGGCGTACGGTGGTGCCAGAGATGGGTTACGAACATCCGTTCGTGCTGGACGGCATCCTAGCTGTGGCTGCAATACACAAAGCCCATCTGCTGCCCCTCCAACGGGAAAAATACCTCGATATTGCAGCATACTACCAGACTCGCGGTCTGGGGGGCTTCCGTTCCGCTCTGTTCTATATCGGGGACACAAACTGGAAGCCCTCGTTCTGTTTCTCCTCCACCATTATTCTCTATGTCTGCGCTTTGGCTGCTCACAGCAACGGAGAACCAGCACTCGGCACGGTGTCGGAAGTTCTAAAGCTCTTTGTTTTGCTCCGCGGATTTCGCAGCGTCCTATTACCTTGCCAAGCAGAGATTCGGGAGACGCAATTCGCGCCGTTGTCGCACGGAATCTGGATTGTTGAAGAGAACAGCAAGGACTTTGA CCGCGATGTATTTTCGAACGACTCGCCTCTCCCAAAAGACATTTTCGACCGTCTTCATCGCTTGACCGTTCTTTTCCGAAGAGAGTTACCCGAGGGCAGTCGGCGAGATTACGAGTTAGCTGTGTCAGAGCTGCGAAAAGCTGCTGTCCTTCTGGTACTCGCTGGGGATAATCCCGAGGTGGGCATGCTATTCTTTTATCCTTATGCGGTTCCCAGCAGCATCATTGCGGATATCCAGGCCGGCAGCCCGTACGCCATGGTGTTACTTTCGTACTTTGCACTATTACTAAGCACCATCCAACCTCACTTTTGGTTCTTAGAAAAATGGTCGGAGCAGTTGTTCGATTGCATTGAATTTCATTTAAAAGGTAACCCAAGACTGTGGGATTTGGCCCAGTGGCCGAGAAGGAACGTGGCAAGGCTTCATACATAG
- a CDS encoding NADH-quinone oxidoreductase: MADMSPSRTTIDKVVNWARQGSFWPLSFGLACCSIEMMHVSMPRYDQDRLGIIFRASPRQADVMIVAGTVTNKMAPALRQVYDQMPDPKWVISMGSCANGGGYYHYSYSVVRGVNRIVPVDIYVPGCPPTAEALLHAVFLLQAKQRRTKITRMWYRK, from the coding sequence ATGGCTGACATGTCTCCATCCAGGACCACGATCGATAAGGTTGTTAATTGGGCACGCCAAGGTTCTTTTTGGCCTCTGTCTTTTGGTCTCGCCTGCTGCAGTATCGAGATGATGCACGTCTCCATGCCCCGATACGATCAAGACCGTCTCGGAATCATCTTCCGAGCATCGCCTCGACAGGCCGACGTGATGATTGTGGCGGGAACAGTGACAAACAAAATGGCGCCCGCCCTTCGTCAGGTTTATGACCAGATGCCGGACCCGAAGTGGGTGATCAGCATGGGCAGTTGCGCCAACGGAGGTGGCTACTACCACTATAGCTACTCGGTGGTGAGGGGCGTGAATCGTATCGTACCCGTCGATATCTATGTGCCCGGCTGCCCTCCAACAGCCGAAGCCCTGCTGCACGCCGTGTTTCTGCTCCAGGCCAAGCAGAGGCGAACCAAAATTACGAGAATGTGGTATCGAAAGTAG
- a CDS encoding Alcohol dehydrogenase zinc-binding domain-containing protein, translating to MSVPKTYTSLRRSAEPAPYALVPTTENIPSELGASDVLVKIHAISLNFRDVMQQRGLDPHGVLSQGIPASDAAGEVAAIGSGVKDFKVGDRVSPSFFNNRFTDDDIAPPVGLGGGALGVLTEYGVFEDRTLVHLPAQLSWEEAATIPCAGVTAFNAVNQLQGFTDKSTVLLEGTGGVSSFAMHLLVAAGVHVIVTSSSDEKIASYTKLSPLIKGINYKKHPDIAQEVKRLTGGKGVNLVINTVGNSSIPSCVESLAERGVISLVGALGGMGEKLKEGTLLNLMFKRGTIQGVVVGTTEDHRKLNEFIGQKDVKLSALVDKVFALKEAQKAYDYLGAGKHVGKVIIKV from the exons ATGTCTGTTCCCAAGACCTACACCTCATTGCGTCGCTCTGCTGAGCCCGCGCCTTATGCTTTGGTCCCTACCACCGAGAACATCCCGTCAGAATTAGGCGCTTCCGATGTCCTGGTCAAGATTCACGCAATCTCACTTAACTTCCGCGACGTTATGCAGCAGCGCGGGCTTGACCCGCACGGAGTCCTGAGCCAAGGCATCCCGGCGTCTGACGCTGCCGGAGAGGTCGCCGCCATTGGCTCCGGCGTCAAGGACTTCAAAGTTGGTGACCGCGTGTCTCCCAGCTTTTTCAACAACCGCTTCACCGATGATGACATCGCACCCCCGGTGGGGCTTGGCGGGGGCGCTCTCGGTGTCCTGACCGAGTACGGCGTGTTTGAGGACAGAACCTTGGTTCATCTGCCTGCACAACTGTCCTGGGAAGAG GCCGCCACCATTCCTTGCGCCGGTGTTACTGCATTCAACGCTGTCAACCAACTGCAAGGATTTACCGACAAGAGCACTGTTTTACTCGAGG GAACCGGAGGAGTCAGTTCATTTGCAATGCACCTCCTAGTGGCTGCAGGTGTCCATGTCATCGTAACCTCCTCTTCGGACGAAAAGATTGCTTCCTACACGAAACTTAGCCCCTTGATCAAAGGCATCAACTACAAGAAACACCCCGATATTGCTCAAGAGGTCAAGAGACTTACTGGCGGCAAGGGGGTAAACCTCGTTATCAACACTGTCGGTAACTCGTCCATTCCCTCCTGCGTTGAGTCCCTTGCTGAAAGGGGCGTGATCTCCCTGGTCGGTGCTCTCGGGGGAATGGGCGAGAAGTTGAAGGAAGGCACCCTTCTGAACCTGATGTTCAAGCGTGGCACTATCCA GggcgttgttgttgggaCCACTGAGGACCATCGAAAGCTCAACGAGTTCATTGGACAGAAGGATGTCAAGCTGAGCGCCCTCGTTGACAAGGTTTTTGCCCTCAAGGAAGCACAGAAGGCGTACGACTATCTTGGCGCTGGAAAGCATGTTGGCAAAGTCATTATCAAGGTCTAA
- a CDS encoding Cytochrome P450 6A1 yields the protein MALLDIVGVTVTAVTTPSTLFFLLLATVPLFGIYVAVYTLSRRVPWPANAPPIALDNYPITGSWGFWGRRWSWHRRQRDATPSGNFAFHAGPNTIVGLSGDAGRRLFFESKDLGFSEGYAVLFGQSPTVEALDVGEGKDHDINNHFIRRIVFLLKNEQFRRKLPTLIADTQEAMDAIGNDPSGVTNPFESLYHIVFRLTIRMVGADDIADDAQLLEQTLALFETIEASATATSVMFPKVPSPALLKRTYAGTKLYFLIEGIIKKRTASGEKHDDALQYMLDQGDRTFRIIEFVVGALFAGLLNSGINAAWVACYLACSPEWLAKAQDEVRAAAAKYARDPSAPLRYQLDDVPLEAWESEFPVIDMCLRDSIRLNLLGTAFRKNTSGRPIPTGHGNEVIPPGAFVTYATGDIHLDPQVYPDPLKWDPARYLPDRAEDKKKPDAFVGWGTGRHPCLGVRFAKLEQNIITAYFIASFDFSLEDEKGNKVTTPPQVDVERHSAHKPNPPQFLRVTPKYK from the exons ATGGCGCTCCTGGATATCGTCGGTGTCACTGTCACCGCTGTTACCACACCCTCCACGCtgttcttcctcctcctcgcgaCTGTTCCTCTCTTTGGCATATATGTAGCTGTATACACCCTTTCCCGCCGCGTGCCATGGCCCGCCAACGCGCCGCccatcgccctcgacaacTACCCGATCACGGGCTCCTGGGGTTTCTGGGGCCGGCGCTGGAGCtggcatcgccgccagcgcgACGCGACACCCTCAGGCAACTTCGCGTTCCACGCCGGCCCCaacaccatcgtcggcctgTCGGGTGACGCGGGCCGACGCCTATTCTTCGAGTCCAAGGACCTGGGGTTCAGCGAGGGCTACGCCGTGCTCTTTGGCCAGTCGCCCACagtcgaggccctcgacgtgggcgagggcaaggatcacgacatcaacaaccacTTCATCCGCCGCATCGTCTTCCTGCTGAAGAACGAGCAGTTCCGCCGCAAGCTGCCGACTCTCATCGCCGACACCCAGGAGGCCATGGACGCCATCGGCAACGACCCCAGCGGCGTCACCAACCCCTTCGAGAGCCTGTACCACATCGTGTTCCGTCTGACGATCCGCATGGTAGGCGccgacgacatcgccgacgacgcacagcttctcgagcagACGCTGGCGCTGTTCGAGACAATCGAAGCCAGCGCGACCGCCACCTCCGTCATGTTCCCCAAggtgccctcgccggccctGCTGAAGCGTACTTACGCCGGTACAAAGTTGTACTTTCTGATCGAGGGCATCATCAAGAAGCGCACGGCGAGCGGCGAGAAACACGACGACGCCCTGCAGTACATGCTCGACCAGGGCGATCGGACGTTCCGTATCATCGAGTTCGTCGTCGGGGCTTTGTTCGCGGGGCTTCTGAACAGCGGCATCAACGCGGCGTGGGTTGCCTGCTACTTGGCTTGCTCTCCCGAATGGCTCGCCAAGGCCCAAGACGAagtccgcgccgccgccgccaagtaTGCCCGGGACCCTTCCGCGCCCTTGCGCTATCAGCTCGATGATGTCCCCTTGGAGGCCTGGGAGTCCGAGTTTCCCGTCATCGACATGTGTCTCCGCGACTCGATCCGCCTGAACTTGCTGGGCACTGCCTTCAGGAAGAATACCAGCGGCCGCCCGATTCCTACAGGACACGGCAACGAAGTGATACCGCCTGGCGCCTTCGTCACTTATGCGACAGGCGACATCCATCTCGATCCCCAAGTGTACCCCGACCCGCTGAAATGGGATCCCGCCAGATATCTGCCCGACCGCgccgaggacaagaagaagcccgaTGCGTTCGTTGGGTGGGGTACAGGCCGACATCCATGCT TGGGCGTCCGCTTCGCCAAGCTCGAGCAGAACATCATTACTGCCTACTTCATTGCCTCATTCGACTTTAGCCTCGAGGATGAGAAGGGCAACAAGGtcaccacaccaccacagGTTGATGTCGAGCGTCACTCTGCCCACAAACCGAACCCTCCGCAATTCCTTCGGGTTACTCCAAAGTACAAGTAG
- a CDS encoding Enoyl-CoA hydratase/isomerase: protein MELTAYRSLKTSSDSGVLVVTFHNPDSPEYNFWGRDTQEELKDLVKKLDADDETKVVIFKSDAPKFFVAHLDVTILDGSDPIFIEEFAALLHSITTLRQVTIGAIEGRARGAGSEFLASLDMRFATRSPETLIAHQEICNGLIPGGGASQFLTHLVGRARALEYILTGKDINAADAEKIGWINKSFANSEEMYAYISQQTSRLRLFPLTALHEIKKAVNRHSVPSREDIVSEGTAFRRQYRDPQTQAVLTKTWEVLASIPQMEAELDLPSLVPQFYE from the exons ATGGAGCTCACAGCCTACCGCAGCTTGAAAACCTCTTCCGACTCTGGTGTCCTTGTAGTCACCTTCCATAATCCAGACTCTCCCGAGTACAATTTCTGGGGCCGAGACACTCAAGAAGAGCTCAAAGACCTTGTCAAGAAACTTGATGCTGATGACGAAACCAAAGTCGTCATTTTCAAGAGCGACGCTCCAAAGTTCTTTGTCGCCCATCTTGATGTCACGATCCTCGACGGGTCTGATC CCATCTTCATTGAGGAATTTGCAGCCCTCCTGCACAGCATTACGACCCTTCGCCAGGTGACAATTGGTGCTATAGAAGGCAGGGCACGAGGGGCAGGATCCGAGTTTTTGGCGTCATTGGACATGCGATTCGCAACCAGGTCTCCGGAAACCCTCATTGCGCACCAGGAAATCTGCAATGGTCTGATCCCAGGCGGCGGTGCAAGCCAGTTTCTTACCCACTTGGTCGGTAGAGCACGCGCATTGGAGTATATCCTAACCGGCAAGGATATCAATGCAGCAGATGCCGAAAAAATTGGTTGGATCAACAAGTCGTTCGCGAATTCGGAAGAGATGTACGCCTACATCTCCCAGCAGACTTCTCGGCTTCGCCTGTTCCCCCTGACGGCCTTGCACGAgatcaagaaggccgtcaACCGCCATTCGGTCCCGAGCCGCGAGGACATCGTTTCCGAGGGCACTGCGTTTCGTAGGCAGTACAGGGACCCCCAAACGCAGGCGGTATTGACCAAGACTTGGGAAGTACTGGCCTCAATTCCGCAAATGGAGGCAGAGCTGGACCTACCCAGCCTTGTCCCTCAGTTTTATGAGTAA